The following proteins are encoded in a genomic region of Sesamum indicum cultivar Zhongzhi No. 13 linkage group LG8, S_indicum_v1.0, whole genome shotgun sequence:
- the LOC105168187 gene encoding paired amphipathic helix protein Sin3-like 3: MKRSRDDAFVSSQLKRPAISPLVEPSGQAQMSTASSAQRLTTTDALSYLKTVKEIFQDKRDKYDDFLEVMKDFKAQRIDTSGVILRVKELFKGNRDLILGFNTFLPKGYEITLPPEDEPFQKKKPVEFEEAISFVNKIKTRFQGDDHVYKAFLDILNMYRKDNKSITEVYQEVSVLFQEHADLLVEFTHFLPDTSGSASIQYPQPGRNHTLNGDDRGSPMTASRPIQIEKKPAVSYAVRDQYINHHGSEQWNHVEKEKEKREDKENNEWERDDSLDHKRKSARRDDSMTDLFHRGMQDPESAFLEKVKERLPDPEINKKISDCVRPYKSKFVTAAQFRTLVASLLGTHPELMEACEDFITYIEKTGSLRNNKQVFRSLKVDGDGEDHDREDREKNKDHDNRERERHDRGLAFSNKDVLGQKMPSYASKEKFMWKSIQDLDLSNCERCTPSYRLLPQNYPIPSASRRTKIGARVLNDHWVSVTSGSEDYSFKHMRKNQYEESLFRCEDDRFELDMLLESVNATAKRVEELLDSMNSHTNKTDSSFCIEDHLTALNLRCIERLYGDHGLDVMDVLRKNAPLALPVILTRLKQKQEEWARCRADFNKVWAEIYAKNYHKSLDHRSFYFKQQDTKNLSAKALLSEIREMSEKNLNEDEMVLCVGAGYKQPIRPHMQFEYPDPEIQEDLYQLMKYSCGEVCTPEQRDKVMKIWTTFIEQVLGVPPRPPSSEGKEDAFKAKNQTPKSVDDIGEKNGSPVDEAAHCKTSDLSKARDERLPNPCSSRVRAAHGNYGVNADGSPSADNIASKSEILCNVPQNRHMQTDASMMSAKSWASKQAGFLEEVAQKASGQKSINDENASATWKGPDYATADCGMEAMPSQKSQDGVITKPTLSSIGTVPEEVRAQKCHEEIIARTKSEREEGELSPNRNLEENSFAAFENTGTKTEQTPRKSTPRTTVIGEGMSVEEVGEETDAIADDEGEESAQGSSDSENASENVDVSASESANGEECSPEEPDDDGDHENDHKAESEGEADDVADVHDAEGMMTLSDRFLQTVKPLTMKVPMALHGKEKNSQIFYGNDSFYLLFRLHQMLYERMHSAKLHSSSHENKWKILNDAKPTDSYARFKDALHSLLNGSFDNAKFEDECRAIIGAQSYILFTLDKLIHKLVKQLQTIATEEIDNKLLQLYAYERSRNPETFADAVYLENARFLLPEDNLYRIECLPSPMRLTIQLMKNEHDKLEPTAVSMDPNFAAYLNDELLRSVVRERKDKPGVFLKRNKRKFSTGDEIADTSKAMEGLIIRNGVEMKVNCSTFKAAYVLDTEDFLYRKRSRRRNLYQNSGPSGTSSRSSHRAKRCKLFT; the protein is encoded by the exons ATGAAGAGGTCGAGAGATGACGCTTTCGTGAGTTCTCAACTCAAGCGGCCCGCCATTTCTCCTCTTGTTGAACc GTCCGGGCAAGCCCAGATGTCAACTGCAAGCAGCGCTCAGAGGCTGACAACAACTGATGCCTTGTCATATCTCAAAACTGTGAAGGAAATTTTTCAAGACAAAAGGGATAAATATGATGATTTTCTTGAGGTCATGAAAGATTTTAAGGCTCAAAG AATTGATACATCTGGTGTTATATTGAGAGTGAAGGAGTTATTTAAAGGTAATCGAGACCTAATTTTGGGTTTCAATACCTTTTTGCCGAAGGGATATGAAATCACCCTCCCACCAGAGGATGAACCATTTCAGAAAAAGAAGCCAGTAGAATTTGAAGAAGCCATCAGTtttgtaaacaaaatcaag ACTAGATTTCAAGGTGACGACCATGTGTATAAAGCTTTCCTTGACATTTTGAATATGTACAGAAAAGATAATAAGTCCATAACAGAGGTTTATCAGGAG GTTTCAGTTCTTTTTCAGGAACACGCTGACCTACTTGTAGAGTTCACTCATTTTTTACCGGATACCTCTGGCTCCGCCTCAATCCAGTACCCACAGCCTGGTAGAAATCACACACTAAATGGGGATGATAGAGGCTCTCCCATGACAGCGTCAAGGCCCATTCAAATTGAGAAG AAGCCTGCTGTGTCATATGCTGTTCGTGACCAGTACATCAATCACCATGGTTCAGAGCAGTGGAATCAtgttgagaaagaaaaggagaagagagaagacaaagaaaacaatgagTGGGAACGTGATGATAGCTTAGatcacaaaagaaaatctgCTCGCCGAGATGATTCTATGACAGACCTGTTTCATCGAG GGATGCAGGACCCAGAATCAGCTTTCCTTGAGAAAGTGAAGGAACGATTACCAGATCCTGaaattaacaagaaaatttcAGATTGTGTTCGTCCCTACAAGAGCAAGTTTGTCACAGCAGCTCAATTTCGGACACTG GTAGCTAGTTTACTTGGAACACATCCAGAACTTATGGAGGCATGTGAAGATTTCATCACTTACATTGAGAAGACTG GAAGCTTGCGGAACAATAAACAAGTTTTCAGATCTTTAAAAGTGGATGGCGATGGAGAAGACCATGATAGGGAAgacagagaaaaaaataaggatcACGATAACAGAGAAAGGGAAAGACATGATAGAGGTCTGGCCTTTAGCAATAAAGATGTCCTAGGACAGAAGATGCCTTCATATGCGAGCAAAGAGAAGTTCATGTGGAAGTCCATTCAAGACCTCGATCTATCTAACTGTGAGCGCTGCACACCAAGCTATCGACTTCTTCCGCAAAAT TACCCAATCCCATCAGCAAGTCGTAGAACCAAGATTGGTGCTAGAGTTCTGAATGACCATTGGGTGTCCGTTACTTCAGGAAGTGAGGATTACTCATTCAAACACATGCGCAAAAATCAATATGAAGAAAGCTTGTTCAGATGTGAAGATGATag GTTTGAACTTGACATGTTATTGGAATCTGTGAACGCAACAGCCAAGCGAGTTGAGGAACTCTTAGACAGTATGAATTCTCATACAAATAAGACAGATAGTTCATTTTGTATCGAAGATCATTTGACAG CGCTTAACCTACGGTGCATTGAACGTTTGTATGGCGACCATGGGCTTGATGTAATGGATGTATTGAGAAAGAATGCACCTCTTGCCCTGCCAGTTATATTAACCCGGTTGAAGCAGAAACAAGAAGAATGGGCAAGGTGCCGTGCTGATTTTAATAAAGTTTGGGCCGAAATTTATGCTAAAAACTACCACAAATCACTCGACCACAGGAGCTTCTATTTTAAGCAGCAGGATACAAAAAACTTGAGCGCTAAAG CATTGTTATCTGAGATCAGAGAAATGAGTGAAAAGAATCTGAACGAAGATGAAATGGTCCTCTGTGTTGGTGCTGGATATAAACAGCCCATTAGACCTCATATGCAATTTGAGTATCCTGATCCAGAAATCCAAGAAGATCTGTATCAGCTCATGAAATACTCTTGTGGAGAAGTTTGTACACCTGAACAGCGTGACAAAGTCATGAAGATCTGGACAACCTTCATTGAGCAAGTGCTTGGTGTTCCTCCCCGTCCTCCCAGTTCAGAGGGCAAAGAAGATGCTTTCAAAGCTAAGAATCAAACACCCAAAAGTGTGGATGATATTGGTGAAAAGAATGGTAGTCCTGTTGATGAGGCTGCTCACTGCAAAACATCAGACTTGTCCAAAGCCAGAGATGAACGCCTTCCGAATCCCTGCTCCAGCAGAGTGAGGGCAGCACATGGTAATTATGGGGTTAATGCTGATGGTTCTCCTAGTGCAGATAATATTGCTAGTAAGAGTGAAATATTATGCAACGTTCCCCAAAATAGACATATGCAGACTGATGCCAGTATGATGTCTGCTAAGTCATGGGCTAGCAAACAAGCTGGTTTCTTAGAGGAAGTTGCTCAAAAAGCCTCAGGACAAAAGAGCATCAATGATGAAAATGCTTCAGCTACATGGAAgg GACCTGACTATGCCACTGCTGATTGCGGGATGGAGGCAATGCCTAGTCAAAAATCACAG GACGGTGTTATTACAAAACCGACTTTATCTTCGATTGGCACAGTGCCCGAAGAGGTCAGAGCTCAGAAATGCCATGAAGAAATTATAGCTCGCACTAAAAGTGAACGAGAAGAGGGTGAATTGTCTCCTAACAGAAATCTTGAAGAGAACAGTTTTGCAGCATTTGAAAATACCGGTACCAAAACAGAGCAGACTCCTCGTAAAAGTACTCCAAGGACCACAGTAATTGGAGAAGGAATGTCTGTTGAGGAGGTAGGGGAAGAAACTGATGCTATTGCTGATGATGAAGGTGAGGAAAGTGCTCAGGGCTCCTCAGACAGTGAGAATGCTTCTGAAAATGTAGATGTATCAGCAAGTGAGTCTGCTAATGGAGAAGAGTGCTCTCCTGAAGAGCCTGATGACGACGGAGATCACGAGAATGATCACAAGGCTGAGAGTGAAGGTGAGGCAGACGATGTGGCCGATGTCCACGACGCTGAAGGAATGATGACATTATCTGACAGATTTCTGCAGACAGTGAAGCCTCTTACGATGAAAGTCCCAATGGCACTACATGGCAAAGAGAAGAATTCTCAGATCTTTTATGGAAATGATTCCTTCTATTTGCTTTTCAGGCTTCACCAG ATGCTGTATGAAAGAATGCATAGCGCCAAGTTGCATTCATCATCTCATGAAAACAAATGGAAGATACTGAATGATGCAAAACCAACTGATTCATATGCTAG ATTTAAGGATGCACTACACAGTTTGCTGAATGGATCCTTTGATAACGCAAAGTTTGAAGATGAGTGCCGAGCTATTATTGGTGCTCAATCGTACATCCTTTTTACGTTAGACAAGTTGATACATAAACTTGTCAAACAG CTGCAAACAATTGCAACTGAGGAGATTGACAACAAACTCCTTCAGCTCTATGCATATGAAAGATCAAGAAATCCTGAAACATTTGCTGATGCAGTTTACCTTGAGAATGCCCGTTTTCTTCTTCCAGAAGACAACTTGTATCGAATAGAATGC TTGCCTTCTCCAATGCGTTTGACCATACAGCTCATGAAAAATGAGCATGACAAACTTGAACCAACTGCTGTCTCCATGGACCCCAATTTTGCAGCTTATTTGAATGATGAACTCCTCCGCTCAGTTGTTCGTGAACGAAAGGATAAACCTGGTGTATTCTTGAAGAG aaacaaaagaaaattttcaactggAGATGAAATTGCCGATACTTCCAAAGCCATGGAAGGACTCATTATTCGTAATGGCGTGGAGATGAAGGTGAATTGCAGTACATTTAAG GCTGCTTATGTTTTGGACACCGAAGACTTCTTGTATCGGAAAAGAAGTAGGAGAAGGAATTTGTATCAAAATAGTGGTCCTAGTGGAACTTCCAGCAGGTCCTCCCATAGAGCGAAACGTTGCAAGTTGTTTACTTGA